The proteins below are encoded in one region of Limnochorda pilosa:
- a CDS encoding transposase, giving the protein MDEVHFQQYGSRCRMWIPPEDRDPVVLHSPTRRSVGCFGAVRLRDGKFLYRREVERFNALSFWAFLKELCRVARRTRRRVVVILDNASPATAQWLLPGAGERDCYRGGLL; this is encoded by the coding sequence ATGGACGAGGTCCACTTCCAGCAATACGGCTCTCGCTGCCGCATGTGGATTCCGCCCGAGGATAGGGATCCCGTCGTCTTGCACTCCCCGACCCGTCGGAGCGTGGGATGCTTCGGCGCGGTCCGCCTGCGGGACGGAAAGTTCCTGTACCGGCGTGAAGTGGAGCGCTTCAACGCCCTGTCCTTCTGGGCCTTCCTCAAGGAGCTCTGCCGGGTGGCCCGTCGCACTCGCCGTCGAGTGGTAGTCATCCTCGACAACGCGTCGCCTGCGACGGCACAATGGCTCCTTCCCGGAGCTGGAGAGCGTGATTGCTACCGTGGAGGACTCCTTTGA
- a CDS encoding DUF433 domain-containing protein → MTMSRRISVRMPDDQAERFLREQRLRRQRSSDLLRDLVEEALRMRECPGIVFLDAPTGRQATVAGTGLAVWEVVSLWRSLGSVGALLDRFPHLSERGVRDALAYAERFPDEIEAAIQENEALDETELRRRYPYLTGLEPEP, encoded by the coding sequence ATGACCATGTCGCGGCGGATCAGCGTGCGGATGCCAGACGATCAGGCGGAGCGCTTCCTGCGAGAGCAGCGTCTTCGACGGCAGCGATCGTCGGACCTCCTGCGCGACCTCGTGGAGGAAGCTCTTCGTATGCGGGAGTGCCCCGGGATCGTCTTTCTCGACGCCCCAACGGGTCGCCAGGCCACCGTGGCCGGGACCGGACTTGCGGTGTGGGAGGTCGTCTCCCTGTGGCGAAGCCTGGGATCGGTCGGAGCGCTGCTCGACAGGTTCCCGCACCTGTCGGAGCGTGGTGTGCGGGATGCGCTAGCCTACGCCGAACGCTTCCCAGACGAGATCGAGGCGGCCATCCAAGAGAACGAGGCTCTCGACGAGACAGAGCTCCGTCGAAGGTACCCGTACCTCACCGGCCTCGAACCCGAGCCATGA
- a CDS encoding DUF5615 family PIN-like protein: MKWYLDEDLSSEVARQLRRVRVDAVSSHEVGMNGSTDDEQLARASSDERILVTFNARDFIPLAARWYQAGRPFTGIALLAPRRIPQTDVGGQVQAILLADASHLWPASSVRLL; this comes from the coding sequence ATGAAGTGGTACCTGGACGAGGACCTCAGCAGCGAGGTAGCGAGACAGCTTCGGCGCGTGCGCGTGGACGCCGTTTCGTCTCATGAGGTGGGCATGAATGGCAGTACGGACGACGAGCAGCTGGCGCGTGCCTCTTCGGACGAGCGTATCCTCGTCACCTTCAACGCACGGGACTTCATCCCCCTCGCTGCCCGCTGGTACCAAGCGGGCAGGCCGTTCACCGGCATCGCCCTTCTCGCCCCTCGCCGGATCCCCCAGACGGACGTGGGGGGCCAGGTACAGGCCATCCTTCTTGCTGACGCCTCACACCTCTGGCCAGCCAGCTCGGTACGTCTTCTCTGA
- a CDS encoding nucleotidyl transferase AbiEii/AbiGii toxin family protein codes for MDRSEMIQYLTALSEILAARGIKGELYLVGGAAMALAYDARRSTRDIDAVFAPKDEVYRAAREVAAQFDLPDAWLNDAVKGFLAGPDPEATSVLDLAGLRVLAASPRYMLAMKLLAARREDEADIRFLLRHLQIRDVDEALQAVLDVYPEAQILPRTRYIVEEILLAPGGTG; via the coding sequence TTGGATCGTTCCGAGATGATCCAGTACCTCACAGCCCTGTCCGAGATCCTCGCTGCTCGCGGAATCAAGGGTGAACTGTACTTGGTGGGAGGCGCAGCCATGGCCCTCGCGTACGATGCGCGACGGAGTACGAGGGACATCGACGCCGTGTTTGCGCCTAAGGACGAGGTCTATCGCGCGGCTCGCGAGGTGGCAGCTCAGTTCGACTTGCCCGACGCATGGCTCAACGACGCCGTCAAGGGTTTCCTGGCCGGGCCGGATCCGGAGGCAACGTCCGTGCTGGACTTGGCGGGGCTGCGAGTCCTGGCGGCCTCTCCACGGTATATGCTGGCCATGAAGCTCCTGGCAGCCCGACGGGAAGACGAAGCGGACATCCGCTTCCTGCTGAGGCACCTTCAGATCCGAGACGTCGACGAAGCCCTGCAGGCTGTTCTCGACGTCTACCCGGAGGCTCAGATTCTGCCCCGTACCCGCTACATCGTGGAAGAGATACTGCTGGCGCCGGGGGGAACCGGGTAG
- a CDS encoding type 1 periplasmic-binding domain-containing protein, whose product MAGRRLTGYQPLTIRRIADRIRTGEEPWISIREFLDDFYASDDERRASLIAARPEYVGDQRFDAYLAALAEHLAMHYNLPVPPWVHESQRFLERFWFPTSIRSLHATCLVESPASFRRRGIFVDHTELERC is encoded by the coding sequence ATGGCGGGCCGTCGCCTAACAGGCTACCAGCCTCTTACCATCAGACGGATCGCCGATCGGATCCGCACCGGCGAGGAGCCGTGGATCTCGATTCGGGAGTTCCTGGATGACTTCTACGCATCGGACGATGAACGTCGCGCCAGCCTGATCGCGGCGCGCCCCGAGTACGTAGGGGACCAGCGCTTCGACGCGTACCTGGCGGCGCTGGCTGAGCACCTTGCCATGCACTACAACTTGCCGGTCCCGCCTTGGGTCCACGAGTCCCAGCGCTTCCTGGAGCGATTCTGGTTCCCTACGAGCATCCGTAGTTTACATGCCACGTGTCTTGTCGAGAGCCCCGCGTCCTTTCGTCGCCGCGGGATCTTCGTGGATCACACGGAACTGGAGCGCTGTTAG
- a CDS encoding VOC family protein, which produces MIQGVEYVTLFVTDLERSVRFYHDLLELPVVQRSPHFVLLDAGNLRLGLHRGDGVPERPPVNLHFVVDDVDQAYEALRRKGLPFHKGPKDQPWGVRSATTADPDGFVVEIVSRLPL; this is translated from the coding sequence ATGATCCAGGGCGTTGAGTACGTGACCCTCTTCGTGACCGATCTCGAGCGGAGCGTGCGGTTCTACCACGACCTGCTCGAGCTCCCGGTCGTCCAGCGCTCGCCCCACTTCGTCCTCCTGGACGCAGGCAACCTACGGCTGGGGTTGCACCGAGGCGACGGCGTGCCCGAGAGGCCGCCCGTCAACCTCCACTTCGTGGTGGACGACGTCGACCAGGCGTACGAGGCACTCCGGCGCAAGGGGCTTCCCTTCCATAAAGGACCGAAGGATCAGCCCTGGGGGGTACGCAGCGCGACCACGGCCGATCCCGACGGCTTCGTGGTGGAGATCGTGAGTCGCCTGCCCCTGTGA